Proteins found in one Vulpes vulpes isolate BD-2025 chromosome 13, VulVul3, whole genome shotgun sequence genomic segment:
- the LOC112934569 gene encoding alpha-1,3-mannosyl-glycoprotein 4-beta-N-acetylglucosaminyltransferase-like protein MGAT4E, protein MRCSVRRCLVTLVAIGFLWLFVTLRVPEEIEEDQDVMTIKGQEDTYGKRKEPRSLEDWQDLTFKYIQTIQRRRKTWLTVGISSATRPDQRNLLYTLVSLFRASSKTEQKRLTVLVHLAHSDLTWLRETVLRVSTLFSPQILAGQLLLIHAPSDAYPPLEDMRKEAHHGEFYSRQNVDHAFLVSFATRLSEYFLLLEDNVFCAPSFVTHIHWKVDTMKSDPWVLLEFSNMGFLGKLFHSKDLPLLAHFLLLFYKEKPLDRLIPHFRTLLAQKNPIICRPFLFYYRFSYISNDTQKASPVQKKNLDGPDNPPGAIFTDMKVFDVHFPWEAYTLDESFFWTHNVSAGNHLTVILNHPANLSRVQVLTGTIVDGKYTLEKGEVELGYDPEGMPQYCTSFTLLGHLLEGQMNQEIFLKSIGYNVSCVRLVVKASQVGGLIIRHIYLWEENANDTEAAQS, encoded by the exons ATGCGCTGCTCCGTCAGGCGCTGCCTGGTAACCCTGGTGGCCATCGGCTTCCTGTGGCTCTTTGTCACTTTGAGGGTCCCCGAGGAAATTGAAGAGGATCAAGACGTGATGACCATCAAAGGGCAG GAGGACACTTACGGCAAAAGGAAAGAGCCGAGGTCGCTGGAAGACTGGCAGGACCTGACCTTCAAATATATTCAAACAATTCAGCGGAGAAGAAAGA CGTGGCTCACAGTGGGCATCTCCTCAGCGACACGACCAGATCAAAGAAACCTCCTGTACACCCTGGTCTCTCTGTTCCGTGCCTCCTCTAAGACTGAGCAGAAACGTCTCACAGTGCTGGTCCACCTGGCGCACTCGGACCTCACCTGGCTCAGAGAAACCGTTCTCCGTGTTTCAACCCTGTTCAGCCCACAGATCTTGGCAGGGCAGTTGCTACTGATCCACGCTCCGTCCGATGCCTACCCGCCCCTGGAGGACATGAGGAAGGAGGCCCACCACGGGGAATTCTACTCCAGGCAGAACGTAGATCACGCCTTCCTCGTGAGCTTTGCCACAAGGCTCTCCGAATACTTCCTGTTACTGGAGGACAATGTCTTTTGTGCCCCCAGTTTTGTCACCCACATCCACTGGAAGGTGGACACCATGAAGTCCGACCCGTGGGTGCTCCTGGAGTTCTCTAATATGGGCTTCCTTGGCAAACTCTTCCACAGCAAGGACCTCCCACTCCTGgcccatttcctcctcctcttctacaAGGAAAAGCCCCTCGACAGGCTGATCCCCCACTTCCGTACCCTCCTAGCTCAGAAAAACCCAATCATCTGCAGACCTTTCCTTTTCTACTACAGGTTCTCCTACATCTCTAATGACACCCAGAAGGCCTCCCCCGTTCAGAAAAAGAACCTCGATGGTCCTGACAACCCACCCGGAGCCATTTTCACCGATATGAAGGTTTTTGACGTTCATTTCCCCTGGGAGGCCTACACTCTGGATGAGTCATTCTTCTGGACCCACAATGTCAGTGCGGGGAACCACCTGACAGTCATTTTGAACCACCCAGCGAACTTGAGCAGAGTGCAGGTGTTGACGGGCACCATCGTGGATGGAAAGTACACCCTAGAGAAGGGCGAAGTGGAACTGGGCTATGACCCCGAGGGGATGCCTCAGTACTGTACCAGCTTCACCCTGCTGGGCCATCTCTTGGAAGGGCAGATGAATCAGGAGATATTTCTGAAAAGTATAGGGTACAATGTGAGCTGCGTAAGGCTGGTGGTGAAGGCTAGTCAGGTCGGCGGTCTTATAATCAGGCATATTTACCTCTGGGAGGAAAATGCCAACGATACGGAAGCAGCTCAGAGCTGA